One window of the Candidatus Neomarinimicrobiota bacterium genome contains the following:
- a CDS encoding UBP-type zinc finger domain-containing protein: protein MSAKCKHQPQTPQKPAQSETCQECGEQFSLRVCNTCGHVGCCDSSQGHATQHFNETGHPTMTYYPEDNPGSRKWCYEDQIYLF, encoded by the coding sequence ATGAGTGCAAAATGTAAACACCAGCCGCAGACACCGCAGAAACCGGCGCAGAGCGAAACATGTCAGGAGTGCGGTGAACAGTTCAGTTTACGGGTGTGTAATACCTGCGGACACGTAGGCTGTTGTGATTCCAGCCAGGGTCACGCTACGCAGCATTTTAATGAAACCGGTCACCCGACCATGACCTACTATCCCGAGGACAATCCCGGGAGCCGGAAATGGTGTTATGAGGATCAGATATATTTGTTCTGA
- a CDS encoding TonB-dependent receptor, whose product MQKVEKLLFDRYGCLILLLWLLPWTMLEAGVTGTIAGRVIDAETGQSLSGVNVYIPDTYLGAATNNNGFYVINNIPAGEYKVAVSLIGYKKVVKTNVVVLTDLRTTIDFALEPSAIEGEEVVVTAESPMLRKDITGTTRFVSSYEIENLPLQSYQELVNIQPGVAAGHIRGGRKTEVLYLVDGIPIMEAIEGKAGSELPNSSIIEMTVQTGGFNAEYGNAMSGVVNILTKEGTEQFKGKAEYDVTHLGRNPSPMGREVSPVDRLGEVSLSGPIYPEKAGYYISANFEYPYSRWKDEQYGNRMMVLNADESYNYNINTKLTYRPTESLKLTAQGLLSMWDWTEYDHKWKYNQSGLPVRTKKSYRISLTGVHTLSSRTFYEIRLSQYNVLKSILGENTEELPNLSFYDYNSDGVESLSDWRGFIHTGRLPWWMDHGEVQTLAKLDLTSQVTEHHQIKTGARFTYFDLYKKNVQSKFIPTPDADFPQFITYDTEYQYYPWRAAWYLQDKMDFTSAVFNFGIRFDYFDPRASRPALEEKLVGDRSEWIIDHEGSVPADPKYQFSPRLGVAFPVTPTDVLHVNYGHFFQIPLFEYLYTNSNLSTAQGFSPLGDPDLKPAKTVMYELSYRSQLSSHLLMDATVFNKDVSNLVDANTYKNPTEEDVYNSSGFTRFVNMTHVNIRGFEFSLHRDYNKYISGKINYTYMYAKGTGSSALEKFLWTERGYQVPVDEYPLSWDQRHTLVANMDFRKPGVGGVNLLWRWNSPLPYTENVGESTTPNNGRLDPTSTLDIRVNKQFKIGKVHPYLSLEILNAFDRRNVLWVDHKGRVGGELHDPGAVDMYRRIRFGFGVDF is encoded by the coding sequence ATGCAAAAGGTAGAGAAATTATTGTTCGACAGATACGGCTGTCTTATCCTTCTGTTATGGCTGCTGCCATGGACCATGCTTGAAGCAGGTGTAACCGGCACCATTGCCGGTCGGGTGATCGATGCAGAAACCGGCCAATCTCTTTCGGGCGTGAACGTATATATCCCGGACACATACCTCGGCGCAGCAACGAATAATAACGGCTTCTACGTCATTAATAATATTCCAGCAGGTGAATATAAAGTAGCGGTTTCTTTAATCGGCTATAAAAAAGTCGTCAAAACCAATGTCGTAGTGTTGACGGATCTCCGCACAACCATTGACTTTGCACTGGAGCCCTCGGCCATAGAGGGGGAAGAGGTGGTGGTGACGGCCGAATCACCCATGCTGCGCAAGGATATCACCGGTACGACGCGATTCGTTTCATCATATGAAATCGAAAATCTGCCGCTCCAGTCCTACCAGGAATTGGTCAACATCCAGCCGGGTGTCGCCGCAGGACATATCCGTGGTGGACGCAAAACGGAAGTCCTCTACCTGGTCGATGGTATTCCGATCATGGAAGCCATCGAAGGGAAGGCCGGATCGGAGCTCCCGAACAGTTCCATCATCGAAATGACAGTCCAGACGGGTGGATTCAATGCGGAATACGGCAATGCCATGTCCGGCGTCGTCAATATTTTGACTAAGGAAGGTACCGAGCAATTCAAGGGCAAGGCGGAATACGACGTGACCCATCTCGGTCGAAATCCGTCACCCATGGGTCGCGAGGTGAGCCCGGTGGATCGGCTGGGTGAGGTGAGTCTGAGCGGGCCGATTTATCCCGAAAAGGCGGGCTACTATATTTCCGCGAATTTCGAATACCCCTACTCCCGGTGGAAGGACGAGCAGTACGGCAACCGGATGATGGTGCTCAACGCGGACGAAAGTTATAACTACAACATCAATACCAAACTGACATACCGGCCCACGGAATCCCTGAAGCTGACTGCCCAGGGACTGCTTTCCATGTGGGATTGGACGGAGTACGATCACAAGTGGAAGTACAATCAATCCGGGCTGCCGGTGCGGACGAAAAAAAGTTATCGTATCAGCCTGACAGGAGTGCATACGCTCTCTTCGCGAACGTTCTACGAGATTCGGCTCAGTCAATACAACGTGCTGAAATCCATCCTGGGTGAAAACACCGAAGAACTACCGAATCTCTCTTTCTACGATTATAACAGTGACGGCGTAGAGAGCCTGAGCGACTGGCGCGGGTTTATACATACAGGGCGGCTGCCGTGGTGGATGGATCACGGTGAAGTACAAACGCTAGCCAAACTGGATCTTACCAGCCAGGTTACCGAGCACCACCAGATTAAAACCGGCGCACGGTTCACCTATTTCGACCTGTACAAGAAAAACGTGCAGTCCAAGTTCATCCCAACACCGGATGCCGATTTTCCCCAGTTCATCACTTACGATACGGAGTACCAGTATTATCCCTGGCGGGCGGCGTGGTATCTGCAGGACAAGATGGATTTCACCAGCGCGGTCTTCAACTTCGGGATACGCTTCGATTATTTCGATCCCCGGGCTTCGCGACCGGCGCTGGAAGAGAAACTGGTCGGCGATCGCAGCGAATGGATCATCGATCACGAGGGGTCTGTCCCGGCCGACCCAAAGTACCAGTTCAGTCCCCGGCTTGGTGTGGCCTTTCCGGTGACTCCCACGGATGTCCTGCACGTAAACTACGGGCACTTTTTCCAGATACCGCTGTTTGAATACCTGTACACCAACTCCAACTTGAGCACGGCGCAGGGGTTTTCACCCCTCGGCGATCCGGATCTTAAGCCGGCCAAGACGGTGATGTATGAGCTCAGTTATCGAAGCCAGCTCAGTAGTCACCTGTTAATGGATGCAACTGTCTTTAACAAAGATGTCTCGAACCTCGTGGATGCAAATACCTATAAGAACCCCACTGAAGAGGATGTATACAACAGTTCCGGATTTACCCGATTCGTCAACATGACACACGTCAATATCCGCGGTTTTGAGTTCTCCCTGCACCGGGATTACAATAAGTATATTTCCGGGAAAATTAACTACACGTACATGTATGCCAAGGGCACCGGCTCAAGTGCGCTCGAAAAATTTCTGTGGACCGAGCGCGGCTATCAGGTACCGGTGGACGAGTACCCGCTCAGCTGGGACCAGCGACACACGCTGGTGGCCAATATGGATTTCCGGAAGCCCGGAGTCGGCGGAGTAAACCTCCTCTGGCGCTGGAACAGTCCCCTGCCGTATACGGAAAACGTCGGTGAATCGACTACCCCAAATAATGGCCGCCTCGATCCGACATCAACGTTGGATATCCGGGTCAACAAGCAGTTCAAAATCGGCAAAGTACACCCGTATCTCTCGCTGGAAATACTCAATGCTTTCGACCGGAGAAATGTGCTCTGGGTGGATCACAAAGGCCGCGTCGGTGGAGAGTTACACGATCCGGGCGCTGTAGATATGTATCGAAGAATTAGATTCGGATTTGGAGTGGATTTCTAG
- a CDS encoding DUF302 domain-containing protein encodes MKHFTRAFTGIAALILGIMLSTGNLQAQNSGLVTVQSGKDFDQTVETLRQMISKNDMMVMSEINQGKILSMTGLQLNATSLFVGNPNIGNKLFSADRGVGVAVPVRVNIYEASDGNTYINYVKPSQQLASFDNQQISKIGHKLDQKLNKLTSMLAK; translated from the coding sequence ATGAAACATTTCACAAGAGCATTTACGGGAATAGCTGCTCTCATATTGGGGATTATGCTGAGTACGGGAAACCTGCAGGCGCAGAATTCCGGACTGGTGACCGTTCAGTCAGGCAAAGATTTTGACCAGACCGTGGAAACGCTGCGGCAGATGATCTCTAAAAATGACATGATGGTGATGTCCGAGATCAACCAGGGGAAAATCCTGTCCATGACCGGGCTGCAGCTGAACGCCACGTCGCTGTTTGTCGGAAATCCGAATATCGGGAACAAGCTCTTTTCCGCCGACCGAGGTGTCGGAGTGGCTGTGCCCGTCCGGGTCAACATCTACGAAGCATCGGATGGCAATACCTACATTAATTATGTGAAGCCGTCTCAGCAGCTGGCGTCGTTTGACAACCAGCAGATCAGTAAAATCGGACATAAGCTGGATCAAAAGCTAAACAAGTTAACTTCGATGCTGGCGAAATAA
- a CDS encoding PQQ-binding-like beta-propeller repeat protein → MVTRAIHIPASLILVLILLFSCEVRDWNNPYDSGNFIGVKSPLNLDITQVDVHTVRLSWEEQQTHIAGYKIDRKLGDDGDWILAYGKTDSTSWVDTAAVTSNVNYYRVYVYADENESLPLVLSLNPSFPKPAEFQVTQKTDTEIKLSWEDESDGEEGFRIGRKIGDGEWQTHYAIAVENTETWTDTKILLDTTLTYRIQGYAGGNFSGEETKDIKPTFPAPKDLSVEVLDDYRLKLHWQDIYTYETGFGIYRSVNGGTYDFLAEIPSNSESYVDSNLTVGYDYVYRLHAITAENQSHPAVTKSKQTYLPPPGNVEISSDDPYSVHLAWEAVDLPYVTEYQVERKEENGPYIVRGKTSHLEFSDGDITQNNQYTYRVRTVTAHNVSQSSKVHTIIWGEYYDEHWNGSHSDNVISVAMSDDHQWIASGGQENSIKLWDRSDGTLVWSGTQSGPVNVLDFGGLSGTVISGGYGGQVVSWDAASGTQNWTDQHTGVVWDVDIAADNTRLVTGSQDNSLKVWDITTGTELWAGHHSDDVRSVQFTADGSAVVSAGSGGSVVMWNAATGAEVWDKEIGSPLNSVNIDPDQAYVLVGSDRGITVLDYDTGDIIWKQSCGPVMEIVNAFDAPTVLASGPDIDLSAWDSETGAKIWQIDPGKSITTLMAAQTTERVVTGSEDGNVTVWNTNTGDLLWSDTNAEKLWAVSIADDATWIVSGGYDNQIKCWERKFGWILKQ, encoded by the coding sequence ATGGTGACCCGCGCGATCCATATCCCAGCAAGTCTGATTTTAGTGTTGATTTTGTTGTTTTCCTGTGAGGTGCGCGACTGGAATAATCCGTATGATTCGGGCAATTTCATCGGAGTGAAGTCACCGTTGAATCTGGACATTACTCAGGTGGACGTCCACACAGTTCGGCTCTCCTGGGAGGAACAGCAGACACATATCGCTGGTTACAAAATCGACCGGAAACTGGGAGATGACGGGGATTGGATTCTTGCCTATGGAAAGACGGATTCCACCTCCTGGGTGGACACTGCTGCTGTCACCAGCAATGTTAATTATTACCGGGTCTATGTCTACGCCGATGAGAATGAATCCTTACCGCTCGTGTTGAGTCTCAATCCGTCCTTTCCCAAACCCGCCGAATTTCAGGTCACCCAGAAGACTGACACAGAAATCAAACTTTCCTGGGAGGATGAAAGCGATGGTGAAGAGGGTTTCCGGATCGGCCGAAAAATCGGCGACGGGGAATGGCAGACGCACTATGCGATAGCCGTAGAGAATACGGAGACGTGGACTGACACAAAGATTCTTCTTGATACCACCCTGACCTACCGGATACAGGGTTATGCAGGTGGGAATTTCTCAGGCGAAGAGACGAAAGATATCAAACCAACGTTCCCTGCTCCCAAGGATTTATCCGTCGAGGTGCTCGACGATTATCGCTTGAAATTACACTGGCAGGATATTTACACCTATGAAACCGGGTTCGGAATATATCGGAGCGTGAACGGCGGAACCTACGATTTCCTTGCAGAGATCCCGTCCAATTCAGAATCCTATGTCGACTCAAATTTGACTGTCGGATATGATTATGTTTACCGTCTCCATGCCATAACGGCCGAGAATCAATCACATCCGGCGGTTACCAAATCCAAACAAACCTATTTGCCCCCTCCCGGTAACGTTGAAATATCATCGGACGATCCATATTCGGTCCATCTCGCCTGGGAGGCTGTTGATCTGCCGTACGTCACGGAGTATCAGGTTGAGCGAAAAGAAGAAAACGGACCGTATATCGTCCGGGGTAAAACGAGTCACCTGGAGTTCAGTGATGGGGACATTACACAAAATAACCAATATACGTACCGGGTTCGCACTGTCACTGCACACAATGTTTCCCAATCGAGCAAGGTGCATACGATAATCTGGGGTGAATACTATGATGAACACTGGAACGGCAGCCATTCTGACAATGTGATTTCCGTAGCCATGAGCGATGATCACCAGTGGATAGCCTCCGGCGGGCAGGAAAATTCGATAAAGTTGTGGGACCGGTCAGACGGAACACTGGTGTGGTCGGGAACCCAATCCGGTCCGGTAAACGTTCTCGATTTTGGCGGATTGTCCGGAACAGTAATTTCCGGAGGATATGGGGGCCAGGTGGTAAGCTGGGATGCAGCATCCGGCACCCAAAATTGGACCGATCAGCACACCGGAGTCGTATGGGATGTCGACATTGCGGCGGATAATACCAGGCTGGTGACCGGGAGTCAGGACAACTCTCTGAAAGTGTGGGATATCACCACCGGTACAGAATTATGGGCAGGACATCATTCTGACGATGTACGAAGTGTACAATTTACGGCGGATGGGTCTGCTGTGGTTTCAGCCGGCTCAGGCGGATCCGTGGTAATGTGGAATGCAGCTACTGGGGCAGAGGTGTGGGACAAGGAAATCGGTAGCCCGCTGAACTCCGTAAATATTGATCCAGATCAGGCATACGTTCTGGTCGGAAGTGACAGGGGCATTACTGTACTGGATTATGATACGGGGGATATTATATGGAAACAATCCTGCGGACCCGTAATGGAAATTGTAAATGCCTTTGATGCACCGACCGTGTTGGCTAGTGGGCCGGATATTGATTTATCGGCATGGGATTCAGAGACAGGAGCAAAAATTTGGCAGATTGATCCCGGGAAATCGATTACGACTCTCATGGCAGCTCAAACCACTGAACGTGTGGTAACCGGATCAGAGGATGGCAATGTGACGGTATGGAACACGAACACCGGTGATTTACTCTGGAGCGACACCAATGCCGAAAAACTCTGGGCTGTCAGCATCGCTGATGACGCCACCTGGATCGTTTCCGGTGGTTACGATAATCAGATAAAGTGCTGGGAGCGAAAATTCGGGTGGATCCTGAAACAGTGA
- a CDS encoding AhpC/TSA family protein, with product MKLTILSIAVGLFLTGNSALGAETQVADSAEEICPLLVGQSVPDVQLTTVKGRAFDLTEAIAEKPTLLIFYRGGWCPFCNMHLAELHSIQDDLRELGYQILAISMDRPAKLRESLTEHDLGYTLLSDSAAVATKAFGLAFRATNSNTDRLESYSGRDHHILPVPAAFIVGTDGMIKFEYINPNYKVRVKSEVILAAAKAEVQ from the coding sequence ATGAAATTGACAATCCTGAGTATTGCAGTCGGACTGTTCCTGACCGGTAATTCGGCACTCGGAGCAGAAACCCAGGTGGCGGATTCCGCTGAAGAAATCTGTCCGCTGCTGGTGGGACAATCTGTTCCGGATGTACAACTGACCACAGTAAAGGGCAGGGCATTTGATCTTACCGAAGCCATTGCTGAGAAGCCAACTCTGCTCATCTTTTACCGCGGGGGCTGGTGCCCGTTCTGTAATATGCACTTGGCGGAATTGCATTCCATTCAGGATGACTTGCGGGAGTTGGGATATCAAATCCTTGCTATCAGCATGGATCGCCCGGCGAAACTCCGGGAGTCCTTAACGGAACATGACCTGGGCTATACACTATTATCCGACAGCGCGGCGGTCGCCACCAAAGCATTTGGATTGGCCTTTAGGGCAACCAATTCCAATACCGACCGGCTGGAATCGTACTCCGGACGCGACCATCATATTCTGCCGGTGCCCGCCGCATTTATCGTTGGCACCGACGGGATGATCAAGTTCGAATACATCAATCCCAATTATAAGGTTAGGGTCAAATCAGAGGTTATTCTTGCTGCTGCGAAGGCAGAGGTCCAGTAA
- a CDS encoding carboxypeptidase-like regulatory domain-containing protein, translated as MSILLGLSLNSCWDKQDHSITRPEVPRYTLTGSLVDMDDTAQPVASGRIIIRPIDLHYEVSPVAMESASDSVGMFQIDSVVPGNYIVELFRDGYKVAEREFSMNYESTSRIYGLPKPLVSTNIYPMNFLTSNPRISWSENTLYVFGEFVANFRRRLKIYFCELRSENDQINVTGQVDNRMPGADIFFNVGQYFYAGNSTTVKRYKKSTGELVEEITVTEPFSGLAWDGTKFWSVHRSKLQYRGKDPATVTAEYDVDTGILSNLTAAGENFWTCNPTEDVLFKINRQGEILATYHPVEDGQGLKWITTHDLYYSTINHQLWISNSMSKVVYSFRDPNL; from the coding sequence ATGAGTATACTATTGGGATTATCGCTGAATAGTTGCTGGGACAAACAGGACCACAGCATTACCAGACCGGAAGTGCCACGGTATACGCTTACCGGATCACTGGTGGATATGGATGATACAGCACAGCCGGTTGCCAGCGGCAGAATTATTATTCGTCCCATTGACCTTCATTATGAAGTATCCCCGGTAGCAATGGAATCTGCGTCGGACTCTGTGGGCATGTTTCAAATAGACTCCGTCGTCCCCGGGAACTATATAGTTGAACTGTTTCGCGACGGGTATAAAGTTGCAGAACGGGAATTTTCCATGAACTACGAGAGCACCTCCAGGATTTATGGCCTGCCCAAACCACTTGTCAGTACGAATATCTACCCCATGAACTTCCTTACGTCAAATCCTCGGATCAGTTGGAGTGAAAACACCTTATATGTGTTCGGAGAGTTTGTGGCAAATTTCAGACGACGGCTTAAAATATATTTCTGTGAGCTGCGCTCTGAGAACGACCAGATAAATGTAACCGGGCAGGTAGATAATCGCATGCCGGGCGCTGACATTTTTTTCAATGTCGGACAATATTTCTATGCCGGAAACTCAACAACGGTTAAGCGTTATAAGAAGTCGACCGGTGAATTGGTTGAGGAAATAACAGTGACCGAGCCGTTCAGCGGTTTGGCCTGGGACGGGACAAAATTTTGGAGCGTGCACCGGTCGAAATTACAGTATCGCGGGAAGGATCCGGCGACGGTCACTGCCGAATATGACGTCGATACCGGGATTCTGAGTAATTTGACAGCAGCTGGTGAGAATTTTTGGACTTGTAATCCAACAGAGGATGTATTATTTAAAATTAATCGCCAGGGAGAAATCCTGGCAACGTATCATCCGGTGGAAGACGGGCAGGGTCTTAAATGGATCACTACACACGACCTGTATTATTCAACAATCAACCATCAGTTGTGGATTAGTAATTCAATGTCCAAAGTAGTGTATAGTTTTCGCGATCCGAATTTGTAA
- a CDS encoding sigma-70 family RNA polymerase sigma factor, with product MNSSGVQNSKVQANPAAWVDQYGDYLYRYAVPRVASEEDAEDLVQETFLSALEAYSDFRGDSSVRTWLFSILRRKIIDYYRKKGHRDDHEIDGDYNESADFYAEGTMKGRWKPEAAPRDWRRDPEAQTETEGFMQALHRCINQLSSGLAAAFTLRELEEMDTDAICKELEITSSNLWVRLHRARKQIRQCLEQSWIHPDTVE from the coding sequence GTGAATTCATCTGGTGTCCAAAACAGTAAAGTGCAAGCGAATCCCGCGGCCTGGGTTGACCAGTACGGAGATTACCTCTACCGCTACGCCGTGCCCCGGGTGGCAAGCGAGGAGGATGCTGAAGACCTGGTACAGGAAACCTTTCTCAGCGCACTGGAAGCCTATTCCGATTTTCGCGGGGATTCGTCCGTGCGGACGTGGCTGTTCAGTATCCTGCGTCGCAAGATAATCGACTATTATCGCAAGAAAGGTCATCGGGACGACCACGAAATCGACGGGGACTATAACGAGTCCGCCGACTTCTATGCCGAAGGGACCATGAAGGGACGGTGGAAGCCCGAGGCTGCTCCACGGGATTGGCGGCGTGACCCCGAAGCGCAGACGGAAACCGAGGGGTTTATGCAGGCGCTCCATCGCTGCATCAACCAATTGTCCTCCGGATTAGCGGCGGCGTTCACCCTCAGAGAACTCGAAGAGATGGATACCGATGCAATCTGTAAGGAATTGGAGATTACTTCGTCTAACTTATGGGTGCGGTTACACCGGGCGAGAAAGCAAATCCGGCAGTGCCTGGAGCAAAGCTGGATTCATCCTGACACTGTAGAATAA
- a CDS encoding zf-HC2 domain-containing protein, translating to MKTTIMMHVIKPVIDKLTPSCEIISQQISRSMDSPLSLKERMQVRVHLMACKLCTRYRNQLLAIRQKIRDQTEAWDADSDISEFHLSPEKREQIKEKMRDSASDSTNK from the coding sequence ATGAAAACAACAATTATGATGCACGTTATAAAACCGGTTATCGATAAGCTCACACCGAGTTGTGAGATTATATCGCAACAGATTTCCCGGTCGATGGATAGCCCGCTGAGCCTGAAGGAGCGTATGCAGGTACGGGTCCACCTGATGGCGTGTAAATTATGCACCCGGTACCGGAATCAGCTGCTTGCCATTCGGCAGAAGATTCGGGACCAGACCGAGGCATGGGATGCCGATTCCGACATCTCGGAATTCCACCTCTCTCCGGAAAAACGGGAGCAGATCAAAGAGAAGATGCGCGATAGTGCGTCGGACTCCACAAATAAATAA
- a CDS encoding NAD(P)/FAD-dependent oxidoreductase, protein MSKQFDVIVLGTGSAGSTVAHTCKKAGMSVAIIDSRPFGGTCALRGCVPKKVYTAASEAVDWADRLNDKGIDKNNLRINWGDLQEFKRTFTEPFPENREQGYTDAGIDTYHGRAEYADDHTVHVGDTTLRGEHIVIATGAKPRPLGIPGEQYLTSSTDFLNLEQLPDDIVFIGAGFISMEFAHVAVRAGASVRIIHRSARPLKPFDPDLVDILVDASRDAGIEFSFNAELTAVDHSNDAYMVHATKDGEELTFETDMVVHGAGRVAEIDDLNLENVSVDAPSRGVKVNEYLQSETHPHIYAGGDAADSGPPLTPVASLDGEVIADNIINGASRTPDYRVVPSVVFSEPHLTTVGLSEQQARDQGRDFRVSFSDTGNWVTSRRINQPYSGFKILIEKETDLILGAHLLGPHAEEVINIFALAIKEDIPASTLKEMIYAYPTSASDISYML, encoded by the coding sequence ATGTCAAAGCAATTCGATGTCATCGTACTCGGAACAGGTAGCGCCGGTTCAACGGTTGCTCATACCTGCAAAAAAGCCGGGATGTCGGTCGCCATTATCGATTCCCGTCCATTCGGCGGGACGTGTGCTCTGCGGGGATGCGTACCAAAGAAGGTGTACACGGCAGCCTCCGAGGCTGTAGATTGGGCTGACCGGCTCAACGACAAGGGTATTGATAAGAACAATCTCAGGATCAACTGGGGCGATTTACAGGAATTCAAACGCACCTTCACCGAACCGTTCCCTGAAAACCGGGAGCAGGGATATACCGACGCAGGCATCGACACGTATCACGGTCGCGCCGAATACGCAGACGATCATACCGTACACGTCGGTGACACGACACTCCGGGGAGAGCATATCGTCATCGCCACCGGAGCGAAACCGCGTCCCCTTGGAATTCCTGGTGAACAGTATTTGACGAGCAGTACGGATTTCTTAAATCTGGAGCAACTACCGGACGATATTGTATTCATTGGAGCCGGATTTATCTCCATGGAATTTGCCCACGTAGCAGTCCGCGCAGGAGCCAGTGTCCGGATTATTCACCGGAGCGCCCGCCCGCTGAAACCGTTCGACCCGGATCTGGTGGATATCCTGGTGGACGCCTCCCGGGATGCCGGGATTGAGTTCAGTTTTAATGCAGAATTAACTGCCGTGGATCATTCCAATGATGCGTATATGGTCCATGCGACCAAAGATGGCGAAGAGCTGACGTTTGAGACTGACATGGTCGTCCACGGCGCCGGACGGGTAGCCGAGATCGATGATCTGAATCTTGAAAATGTTAGCGTAGACGCCCCTAGTCGTGGTGTGAAAGTCAACGAATATCTGCAGAGCGAGACTCATCCGCATATCTATGCCGGTGGAGACGCAGCGGATAGCGGTCCGCCATTAACACCGGTAGCCAGCCTGGACGGTGAAGTCATCGCTGACAACATTATCAACGGAGCTTCCCGTACACCGGATTACCGTGTTGTACCGAGCGTCGTCTTCAGCGAACCGCATTTGACGACGGTCGGGTTGTCTGAGCAGCAGGCTCGCGACCAGGGTCGTGATTTCCGGGTGAGTTTTTCAGACACGGGCAACTGGGTCACATCCCGGCGGATCAATCAACCGTATTCCGGGTTCAAGATTCTCATTGAGAAAGAGACCGACTTAATCCTGGGCGCCCATCTGCTTGGCCCCCACGCGGAGGAAGTGATCAATATCTTCGCCCTGGCGATTAAAGAGGATATACCGGCTTCCACGCTCAAAGAGATGATTTACGCCTATCCGACCAGCGCGTCCGATATTTCGTATATGCTGTAA